A region from the uncultured Macellibacteroides sp. genome encodes:
- a CDS encoding symporter small accessory protein produces the protein MFGIDDPGIWSAYLLAFLCVAFSVWFGIRNWNKDGDDDTNSKNSVK, from the coding sequence ATGTTTGGAATAGACGATCCGGGTATTTGGTCAGCCTATTTATTGGCTTTTCTTTGTGTGGCCTTCTCTGTTTGGTTTGGAATCAGGAACTGGAACAAGGATGGAGATGATGATACTAACTCTAAAAATTCAGTCAAGTGA
- a CDS encoding phenylacetate--CoA ligase, with amino-acid sequence MMYWQKDVETMNRSDLDKLQLQRLKSTIESAINSPFYGKLFKELEISSDSIQSLDDLRKIPFTTKEDLRNSYPFGMAAIPLKDCVRIHSSSGTTGNPTVVLHSKKDLDEWANQVARCMYMVGLRDTDVFQNTSGYGMFTGGLGFQYGAEKLGALTIPAAAGNTKRQIKFITDFGTTCLHIIPSYATRLAEVFYEMGMDPQKDTKLKTICIGAEPHSEEQRQRIEQLLGVKAYNCFGMSEMNGPGVAFECTEQNGLHIWEDYVIVEIIDPVTLEPVPEGSVGELVLTTINREAMPLFRYRTRDLTRILPGECPCGRTHKRIDRFKGRSDDMIILKGVNIFPIQIEKILMNFKELASNYLITIETVGNSDEMQVEVEISDLFTDDYGVLQKLSKEITRQLKDELLITPHLKLVAKGSLPVQEGKAVRVKDLRMLS; translated from the coding sequence ATGATGTATTGGCAGAAAGATGTTGAAACCATGAATCGTTCTGATTTGGATAAACTTCAACTTCAACGACTAAAATCTACAATCGAATCAGCAATAAACTCTCCATTCTATGGAAAGCTTTTCAAAGAATTAGAAATTTCATCCGATAGCATTCAATCGTTGGACGACCTTCGGAAAATTCCATTTACAACTAAAGAAGATTTACGAAACAGCTATCCATTCGGAATGGCAGCAATTCCTTTAAAGGATTGTGTTCGCATTCACTCATCAAGCGGCACTACAGGTAATCCAACAGTGGTACTTCACTCAAAAAAAGATTTGGATGAATGGGCCAATCAGGTTGCTCGTTGTATGTATATGGTAGGTCTCAGAGACACGGATGTATTTCAGAATACATCTGGTTACGGGATGTTTACAGGTGGACTGGGTTTTCAATATGGGGCCGAGAAGCTTGGAGCATTAACGATACCAGCTGCGGCAGGTAATACGAAGCGTCAGATAAAGTTTATTACCGACTTTGGGACTACCTGTTTGCATATAATACCCAGTTATGCTACCCGTCTGGCTGAAGTTTTTTACGAGATGGGTATGGATCCACAGAAAGATACTAAACTTAAAACAATCTGTATTGGTGCCGAACCTCACTCCGAAGAACAACGGCAACGTATTGAACAACTGCTTGGAGTAAAGGCTTACAATTGTTTTGGAATGTCCGAGATGAACGGTCCCGGCGTGGCGTTCGAATGTACAGAGCAGAACGGGCTTCATATTTGGGAAGATTATGTTATAGTAGAGATTATCGATCCGGTAACTCTCGAACCTGTTCCCGAAGGATCTGTTGGAGAGCTTGTACTTACTACCATCAACCGCGAGGCTATGCCTTTGTTCCGATATCGTACCCGCGATCTTACCCGGATTCTGCCGGGCGAATGTCCATGCGGACGTACACACAAGCGAATAGATCGATTTAAAGGACGAAGTGATGATATGATTATACTTAAAGGTGTCAACATATTCCCTATTCAGATAGAAAAGATTCTTATGAACTTCAAAGAGTTGGCAAGCAACTACCTAATAACCATAGAAACCGTAGGCAACAGCGATGAAATGCAAGTAGAAGTAGAAATCAGCGATCTATTTACTGACGATTACGGTGTACTTCAAAAGTTATCTAAAGAGATTACGCGTCAGCTTAAAGATGAATTACTGATTACTCCACACCTGAAGCTGGTGGCTAAAGGATCTCTTCCGGTTCAGGAAGGTAAGGCTGTGCGTGTGAAAGATTTACGCATGTTATCATAA
- a CDS encoding hemolysin III family protein, whose amino-acid sequence MGHRKQSYNEEIANTITHGIGMLFGIVATVFLLVKGIHSADSWVIFGFLVYGIGMTLSYVTSTLYHASQVESRKKYLRKWDHSAIFIHIAGTYTPFTLILLRNEGWWGWSIFSVVWLIALVGIIYSFRKMKEKSPLKTVSYVAMGSVVLIALKPMMDIFEREQMMDVLYWLIAGGASYVLGSIVYSFDKIKYMHTVWHLFVLGGSISHFIAIYKLV is encoded by the coding sequence ATGGGACATAGAAAACAATCATACAACGAAGAAATTGCCAATACGATTACTCATGGTATAGGGATGTTGTTTGGCATCGTTGCAACAGTTTTTTTGCTTGTAAAAGGAATCCATAGTGCCGATTCATGGGTGATATTTGGTTTTTTAGTATATGGTATAGGAATGACTTTATCTTATGTAACTTCAACGTTGTACCATGCTTCGCAGGTTGAATCAAGAAAAAAATATCTCCGGAAATGGGACCATAGTGCTATATTTATTCATATAGCAGGCACTTATACGCCGTTTACCTTAATATTACTTAGAAATGAAGGCTGGTGGGGCTGGAGTATTTTTTCAGTTGTTTGGCTCATTGCCTTAGTGGGCATCATTTATAGTTTTAGGAAGATGAAAGAGAAAAGTCCATTAAAAACAGTATCCTATGTAGCAATGGGTAGTGTTGTATTAATCGCTTTAAAGCCCATGATGGATATATTTGAACGTGAACAAATGATGGATGTCCTTTATTGGCTGATCGCCGGAGGTGCATCTTATGTTTTAGGCTCTATCGTTTATTCTTTCGATAAAATCAAATATATGCATACGGTTTGGCATCTTTTTGTTTTGGGCGGTAGTATTTCTCATTTTATTGCGATATATAAATTAGTATAG
- a CDS encoding glycosyltransferase family 39 protein, giving the protein MRTPTLQYLYLQKPITLVVFICIISVLPWIGIGDFSTKGEPREASIAISMIESGNWILPQAYADEFAYKPPLSHWMMAAFSYPQGHVSEFTSRLPSALAFVVLVSFMLVFFGRRARFQQAFIASLLLITCIEIHRAAMTTRVDMLLTTFIVIGLIQLFRWEEHLELKGIPLGIPLILGCATLTKGPVGIILPLFVFGVYLLILGKYSFMRICKALLYAGISSVFLPFLWYIAAWKQGGDDFLNVVLAENFGRFFNTSTPEINYELGHENGVFYNFLTLITGFMPWTILFVFSLFGMKVHKPEKSLKEILADIWIKIRSMEKVKLFSLVAIVCVIFFYSIPASKRSVYLMPAYPFIAFFLAQYALYITEYRTKATRVFAAFLVSVTSLIVIGSGLIMAGVINLDAIAAQYTDRESTLYTVSLINNTLSHPSTLTLAIMGLLLITLSVVFYQMARKINIKILYATIGLAFMLNLLIDGVFMYSIREGSSCKSFATQIMKEYPIDKTNVYVMNNLLEYKNMYGLNYYMGNIFHDFADNQPEKGYFLACEKNVEAIINKYGDKYTFTKLTSTENIPDEVDQRIILFNFIRK; this is encoded by the coding sequence ATGCGTACACCTACATTACAGTATCTCTACTTACAAAAACCAATAACATTGGTCGTATTCATCTGTATAATTTCTGTTTTACCGTGGATAGGTATAGGAGATTTTTCTACCAAGGGAGAACCCCGGGAAGCTTCGATAGCTATTTCCATGATCGAAAGCGGAAACTGGATACTTCCACAAGCTTATGCCGATGAGTTTGCATATAAACCCCCTTTAAGTCACTGGATGATGGCTGCGTTCTCTTATCCGCAGGGGCATGTTTCCGAATTCACTTCCAGACTTCCTTCAGCGCTTGCCTTTGTTGTACTGGTAAGCTTTATGTTAGTTTTCTTTGGTCGTAGAGCTCGGTTTCAACAAGCATTTATAGCTTCACTATTACTAATAACCTGCATCGAAATTCACAGGGCAGCTATGACTACCCGTGTTGATATGCTTCTTACCACCTTTATAGTAATCGGACTAATTCAGCTATTTCGATGGGAAGAACATTTGGAATTAAAAGGGATACCTTTGGGCATTCCTCTTATACTTGGATGTGCCACGCTAACAAAAGGTCCGGTTGGAATTATATTGCCGTTATTTGTCTTTGGCGTTTATCTTCTTATTTTAGGCAAATACAGTTTTATGCGTATTTGCAAAGCCTTGTTATATGCAGGAATTTCCTCTGTTTTTCTTCCTTTTCTGTGGTATATAGCAGCTTGGAAGCAAGGTGGAGACGATTTTTTGAACGTTGTGCTTGCCGAGAACTTTGGCCGCTTTTTCAATACAAGTACGCCTGAGATCAATTACGAACTTGGTCACGAAAATGGAGTCTTCTATAACTTTCTTACGTTAATTACCGGATTTATGCCTTGGACAATTCTTTTTGTATTTTCACTTTTCGGAATGAAAGTACATAAGCCTGAAAAGTCCCTTAAAGAAATCCTAGCGGATATTTGGATTAAAATCCGTTCAATGGAAAAAGTAAAGTTATTTAGTCTGGTTGCGATTGTTTGCGTTATCTTCTTTTACTCGATTCCTGCCAGTAAACGAAGCGTATACCTTATGCCTGCTTATCCGTTTATCGCCTTCTTCCTGGCGCAATATGCGCTTTATATAACGGAATACCGCACTAAGGCTACCCGTGTTTTTGCAGCGTTTCTTGTTTCGGTAACCTCATTGATTGTTATAGGTTCCGGTCTGATCATGGCTGGTGTTATAAATCTTGATGCAATTGCTGCACAGTATACAGATAGGGAAAGTACGTTGTATACAGTTTCTTTAATTAATAACACGCTATCCCACCCTTCAACCCTTACCTTGGCTATTATGGGGTTGTTGCTTATTACTCTTAGTGTTGTTTTTTATCAGATGGCACGTAAGATTAATATAAAGATATTATATGCAACCATCGGTCTGGCGTTTATGTTGAATCTGCTAATTGACGGGGTATTTATGTACAGTATTCGCGAAGGCAGTTCCTGCAAATCATTTGCCACTCAGATCATGAAAGAATATCCCATAGACAAAACAAATGTATATGTTATGAATAATCTGCTTGAATATAAAAACATGTACGGTCTAAATTACTATATGGGTAATATATTTCATGATTTTGCAGACAATCAGCCCGAAAAAGGTTATTTTCTAGCTTGCGAAAAGAATGTGGAGGCTATTATAAATAAGTATGGAGATAAATATACATTTACGAAACTTACCTCCACCGAAAATATTCCTGACGAAGTAGATCAGAGGATTATATTGTTTAACTTCATCAGAAAATAA
- a CDS encoding acetolactate synthase, with protein MTINQISIFLENKYGKLSEILGLLAKENIRIIAATVADTSEYGILRIIVSEPQRAYNILKSNNVSANLTEVMAIVSGSQAGSFANTLTNFTQAGLSIEYMYCVSMYGKAILILRTNNRDAALDVIRRKNMECIVESDLLNL; from the coding sequence ATGACAATTAATCAGATTTCTATTTTTCTTGAAAATAAATATGGCAAGCTTAGCGAAATTCTGGGTTTACTTGCAAAAGAAAATATACGGATAATTGCCGCCACGGTAGCTGATACATCCGAATATGGTATTCTACGCATTATTGTTAGCGAACCACAAAGAGCTTACAACATTCTTAAAAGTAACAATGTAAGTGCAAACTTAACGGAAGTAATGGCTATCGTTTCTGGCTCTCAAGCCGGAAGCTTTGCAAACACGCTTACTAATTTTACACAAGCCGGATTAAGCATTGAATATATGTATTGTGTTTCCATGTATGGAAAAGCGATTTTGATACTGCGGACTAATAACAGAGATGCTGCCCTTGATGTGATTCGTCGGAAAAACATGGAGTGCATAGTAGAATCAGATTTACTAAATTTATAA
- a CDS encoding HAD family phosphatase, whose protein sequence is MAKQKYVLFDFDGVLVNTEPIYDIFWNEAGLRYGLGDNFAAKIKGTTMPYVMETYFSDATEETKENVLRESNEFEKQMNFPTIDGALDFLYKIKEDGVKVGLVTSSQDFKMERAFQILSLHNVFDTIVTADRITRGKPDPMCYLLAANDWNTKPENCIVFEDSFAGIKAATAAGMKVIGVSSTIPAEQLEDKVYKVIPDFSEISVEDLHEWFV, encoded by the coding sequence ATGGCTAAGCAAAAATATGTTCTTTTTGATTTTGACGGAGTGCTTGTAAATACAGAACCTATTTACGATATATTTTGGAATGAAGCTGGTCTTCGCTATGGGTTAGGTGATAACTTCGCAGCGAAAATAAAAGGAACAACCATGCCCTATGTGATGGAGACTTACTTCTCTGATGCTACTGAAGAAACAAAAGAAAACGTTTTGCGTGAAAGCAATGAGTTTGAGAAGCAGATGAATTTCCCCACTATTGATGGTGCGCTTGATTTTCTATATAAGATAAAAGAGGATGGCGTAAAAGTTGGACTTGTAACCAGTTCGCAGGATTTTAAAATGGAACGTGCATTTCAGATACTTTCGCTTCACAATGTATTTGATACTATTGTTACGGCCGACCGTATTACCAGAGGTAAACCGGACCCTATGTGTTATCTGCTTGCTGCAAACGATTGGAATACAAAACCTGAAAACTGCATCGTTTTCGAAGATTCTTTTGCCGGCATAAAAGCTGCAACAGCAGCCGGAATGAAAGTGATAGGTGTAAGCAGTACTATTCCTGCTGAGCAACTGGAAGATAAAGTATATAAAGTTATACCCGATTTCTCTGAAATATCGGTTGAAGATCTGCATGAATGGTTCGTATAA
- a CDS encoding AMP-binding protein translates to MENRFLGLIETSIKTHWDLPAFSDYDGHTYHYKDVARRIEKFHIILEHAGIKKGDKVALVGRNSSNWAICFFGILAYGAVAVPILHDFKPDNIHHIVNHSGSKAVLAASSNWENMNDSKMPDVKLFMMLDNFTIIKSKNKEAYTVRERINEYFGKKYPRSFTSVDVKYHIEKPEELAVLSYTSGTTSFSKGVMVPYRSLWSNTQYAYDNIPFIHAGDNFVCMLPMAHMYGLAFEILNGINKGCHIHFLTRTPSPKVIAESFTNIKPTLILAVPLIIEKIIKSKVFPELEKPLTRFLLKVPFIEKKVLEMVSTKLTASFGGNFKEICIGGAGLNRDVENFLKSINFPYTVGYGMTECGPLIAYAQWDTFKIGSCGRIVDRMEARIDSEDPVNIVGEILVRGANVMLGYYKNPEATNAAFTKDGWLRTGDLGTIDEDGFLYIRGRCKTMILGASGQNIYPEEIEDQLNNMAYVAESLIISQNKKLVALIYPDWEQIDKANIDHNNIENLMQENIRELNELLPSFSKISGVKLYQEEFEKTPKRSIKRYLYQPAEND, encoded by the coding sequence ATGGAAAATCGTTTTTTAGGATTAATAGAGACAAGCATAAAAACGCATTGGGATTTGCCTGCATTTTCTGATTATGATGGGCATACATACCATTATAAAGATGTTGCCCGCAGAATCGAAAAGTTTCACATCATTTTGGAACATGCGGGAATTAAAAAAGGAGATAAGGTTGCTTTGGTAGGACGTAATTCTTCTAACTGGGCAATTTGTTTTTTTGGTATTCTTGCTTATGGAGCTGTTGCTGTTCCCATTTTACATGATTTTAAGCCGGATAATATTCACCACATAGTAAATCATTCCGGATCTAAAGCAGTACTGGCTGCAAGCAGTAACTGGGAAAACATGAATGACAGTAAAATGCCGGATGTTAAGTTGTTTATGATGCTTGATAATTTTACAATTATCAAATCAAAAAACAAGGAAGCCTATACAGTTCGAGAACGAATCAATGAATATTTTGGTAAAAAATACCCCCGTTCTTTCACTTCTGTCGATGTTAAGTATCATATTGAGAAGCCTGAAGAACTTGCTGTATTAAGTTATACATCTGGAACAACAAGTTTTTCGAAGGGTGTAATGGTCCCCTACCGTAGCTTATGGAGCAACACGCAGTATGCATATGATAATATTCCGTTTATCCATGCAGGTGATAATTTTGTTTGTATGCTTCCGATGGCTCACATGTACGGGCTTGCTTTTGAAATTTTGAATGGAATTAATAAAGGATGTCATATTCATTTCCTTACCCGGACTCCTTCTCCAAAAGTAATTGCAGAATCATTTACAAATATAAAGCCGACTTTAATCCTTGCTGTTCCGTTAATCATTGAAAAGATCATCAAGAGCAAAGTCTTTCCGGAGTTGGAAAAACCGCTCACACGTTTCTTATTAAAAGTTCCTTTTATAGAAAAGAAAGTCCTCGAAATGGTATCAACCAAACTTACGGCTTCGTTTGGAGGTAATTTCAAGGAAATTTGTATTGGAGGTGCTGGGTTAAACCGTGACGTTGAAAACTTTCTGAAGTCAATTAATTTCCCTTACACTGTTGGTTACGGTATGACAGAATGTGGTCCTTTGATTGCTTATGCACAATGGGATACATTTAAAATTGGCTCTTGTGGCCGCATTGTAGACAGAATGGAGGCTCGTATCGATTCTGAAGATCCTGTAAATATTGTTGGAGAAATTCTTGTTCGTGGAGCAAATGTAATGTTAGGCTACTATAAAAATCCTGAAGCAACAAACGCTGCATTTACAAAAGACGGTTGGTTACGTACCGGCGATTTGGGTACTATTGACGAAGACGGATTCCTGTATATAAGAGGACGTTGCAAAACAATGATATTAGGTGCATCCGGTCAGAATATTTATCCTGAAGAGATAGAAGATCAACTCAACAACATGGCTTATGTGGCCGAATCATTGATTATTTCACAGAATAAAAAGCTTGTTGCTCTGATTTACCCTGACTGGGAACAAATAGACAAAGCAAATATTGATCATAATAATATAGAAAATCTGATGCAGGAGAATATTCGCGAACTTAACGAATTACTACCTTCTTTTAGTAAAATATCGGGAGTTAAACTATATCAGGAAGAGTTTGAAAAGACACCCAAAAGGAGTATTAAGCGATACTTGTACCAGCCGGCAGAAAACGATTAA
- a CDS encoding outer membrane beta-barrel protein: protein MKRVVLVFLFAVMTLGLYAQQGASSVGLSVGYALDSENTTVGIDYRYNVSDDVRIAPSLTHFMKHGGMSAWALDFNAHYLVKLDPSFGFYPLGGVNLSFFDWVNGYDTVSRLGLNIGLGGEVYASRELTVGLEMKYNLIKDFDQALAAVRIAYNF, encoded by the coding sequence ATGAAAAGAGTAGTTTTAGTATTTCTGTTTGCGGTTATGACACTGGGATTGTATGCACAGCAAGGAGCTTCTTCTGTAGGCTTAAGTGTGGGATATGCACTCGATTCTGAGAATACTACAGTGGGAATTGATTATCGCTACAATGTGTCTGATGATGTTCGCATCGCGCCCTCTTTAACTCACTTTATGAAGCATGGAGGAATGAGTGCCTGGGCACTTGACTTCAATGCGCATTATTTAGTTAAATTGGATCCTTCCTTTGGATTTTATCCATTAGGCGGTGTTAACTTATCATTCTTTGATTGGGTTAACGGTTATGATACTGTTAGCCGTCTTGGACTTAATATCGGTTTGGGCGGCGAAGTGTATGCTTCAAGAGAACTTACCGTAGGACTTGAGATGAAGTATAATCTGATCAAAGATTTCGACCAGGCATTGGCTGCCGTACGTATTGCCTATAACTTTTAA
- a CDS encoding DUF4435 domain-containing protein encodes MNLVLPEKLNTSTPPVIEDARVLVVIGANGAGKSSFGKDIISRYPEHAIGISGMRSLFISSESLSLKTISADRSSLPMLSEYQMLTLRLQQEEFEAAVNYKETSKQTPGLEPPTTKIDIIQRIWEKMFPHNRLVRKSGFFELVSASRDGNSYNAERMSDGEKIVFYLIGAVLCAEPNAILIIEEPEVLLHDSIKNALWNEIEVCRPDCTYIYLTHDIGFATARSEGKRIWVRSYDADEQQWDYELIESNESYPEEVYLEILGSRKPILFIEGNDSNSIDSRLYPYIFPDYLVKPMGGCQKVIETTKAFGQLKNFHTLDSKGIVDRDRRTQGEISYLREQNILVPDVAEVENLLMIEMVIKTVARRLMKNPEEVFVQVKENVIRLFEKDLDAQVILHAKHRVRKKLETTTDRKINTVEELAGHVEMIEQNIHVYEIYEEIKTEFESYISSANYPQILRVYNQKGMLPQSRLCSIIGINNKESYLNLILSILKDNKEDAVAIRLAIKESLGA; translated from the coding sequence ATGAATTTAGTACTTCCTGAAAAATTAAATACCTCTACACCTCCTGTCATCGAAGACGCAAGAGTGCTTGTAGTAATCGGAGCCAATGGAGCCGGCAAAAGTTCGTTTGGAAAGGATATAATATCACGTTATCCGGAACATGCAATTGGTATCTCGGGGATGCGGTCGTTATTTATTTCAAGCGAATCACTCAGCCTTAAAACTATCTCAGCAGATCGGTCATCACTACCAATGCTATCCGAATATCAGATGCTAACGTTAAGATTGCAACAAGAAGAGTTTGAAGCTGCTGTAAACTATAAGGAAACGAGCAAACAGACACCGGGATTGGAACCACCTACAACCAAGATAGATATCATTCAGCGTATCTGGGAGAAAATGTTTCCTCACAACCGATTGGTTCGTAAATCAGGATTTTTTGAACTTGTATCCGCTTCACGAGACGGCAATTCGTATAATGCCGAACGTATGAGTGATGGAGAAAAAATTGTTTTTTATCTTATTGGAGCTGTTCTTTGTGCAGAACCAAACGCTATCCTCATAATAGAAGAGCCAGAAGTTTTGCTACACGATTCCATTAAAAATGCCCTTTGGAATGAAATAGAAGTCTGCCGTCCTGATTGTACGTACATCTACCTGACCCACGATATTGGATTTGCAACAGCCCGCTCGGAGGGAAAACGGATATGGGTCCGTTCTTACGATGCGGACGAACAACAATGGGATTACGAACTAATCGAAAGCAATGAAAGCTATCCTGAGGAAGTTTATCTGGAAATATTGGGAAGCCGTAAGCCTATCCTATTTATAGAGGGCAACGACTCGAACAGCATAGACAGCCGTTTATATCCTTATATTTTCCCCGACTATCTGGTAAAGCCAATGGGTGGCTGTCAGAAAGTAATTGAAACGACCAAAGCTTTTGGCCAGCTTAAAAATTTTCATACACTTGATTCGAAAGGTATTGTAGATCGAGACCGCCGTACTCAAGGCGAAATTTCTTATCTGCGCGAACAAAACATTCTTGTACCCGATGTTGCCGAGGTTGAAAACTTATTAATGATAGAAATGGTAATAAAGACCGTAGCACGCCGTCTGATGAAAAATCCCGAAGAAGTTTTCGTCCAGGTTAAAGAGAACGTGATACGACTTTTTGAAAAAGATCTGGATGCACAGGTAATATTACATGCCAAACACCGTGTAAGAAAAAAGCTGGAAACAACAACAGACCGAAAGATTAATACGGTTGAAGAATTAGCAGGTCATGTAGAAATGATCGAACAAAACATACATGTTTACGAAATTTACGAAGAGATTAAGACTGAATTTGAATCTTATATCTCGTCTGCAAACTATCCGCAGATTCTGCGCGTCTATAATCAGAAAGGAATGCTTCCGCAGAGTCGTCTATGTTCAATTATTGGCATCAACAATAAAGAGAGCTACCTCAATCTCATATTGTCTATATTAAAGGATAACAAAGAGGATGCGGTTGCGATACGATTGGCTATCAAAGAATCGCTCGGAGCATAA
- a CDS encoding YhcH/YjgK/YiaL family protein — protein sequence MILDSLSNSSRIEALHPLFKKAFDFIKETDFSKMEDGKIILEENKLTVTVASIFGKAKEEASIETHSRYIDIQLPLLGVEKIGWKAGSELQQVSVPYNHEKDITFYVDRPTAYTKIYPGQFVIYFPEDGHAPGIGLGAIRKVIVKVLL from the coding sequence ATGATACTTGATTCTTTATCAAACTCTTCCAGAATTGAAGCCCTTCATCCTCTATTTAAAAAAGCATTTGATTTTATAAAGGAAACTGATTTTTCTAAAATGGAAGATGGCAAGATCATTCTTGAAGAGAACAAACTTACTGTAACTGTCGCGAGTATATTTGGCAAAGCGAAAGAAGAAGCAAGTATTGAAACCCACAGTAGGTACATCGACATACAATTACCCTTGCTGGGAGTCGAAAAGATTGGATGGAAAGCGGGCAGCGAACTTCAACAGGTATCTGTTCCTTATAACCATGAAAAAGACATTACTTTTTATGTTGACCGTCCTACTGCTTATACAAAGATCTATCCGGGACAGTTTGTGATTTATTTCCCGGAAGACGGCCATGCCCCTGGAATCGGACTCGGAGCAATAAGAAAGGTTATAGTTAAAGTTTTATTATAA
- a CDS encoding sodium:solute symporter family protein encodes MSTLTLGIVVIIYMFLVAYLGYLGYKATKNASDYLLGGRNVNPIIMALSYGATFISASAIVGFGGIAATFGMGIQWLCLLNMFMGVVIAFIVFGRRTRKMGAEHNAKTFPQLLGMHYKSRAIQIFIASIIFIGMPLYAAVVMKGGAVFIEQMFDIDLHVALLAFTLIVAAYVISGGIKGVLYTDALQAVIMFVCMLFLLFWFYKIMDLGFIEANQQLSDLAPLVPEKYQALGHQGWTRMPVTGSPQWYTLVTSLILGVGIGCLAQPQLVVRFMMVESSKQINRGVLIGCVFLIVTVGAIYHIGALSNLFFYKTQGVVASDAVKDIDKIIPLFINKAMPEWFGALFMLCILSASMSTLSAQFHTMGAAFGADVFTKLGRRKNENSTMGVRIGVLISILLSYIICYTLSASIIARGTALFMGICAVTFLPAYFCSLYWKKVTKQGAMASLMTGALASVFAMLFLHKAEAAPVGLCKALFGKEVLIDTFPWFAIDPILFALPLSVLAIIIVSLLTQNKEQ; translated from the coding sequence GTGAGTACGTTAACCTTAGGTATTGTAGTAATTATTTACATGTTTTTGGTAGCCTATTTAGGCTACTTAGGATATAAGGCAACAAAAAACGCCAGCGACTATTTACTTGGTGGCAGAAATGTAAATCCAATTATAATGGCCCTCTCCTATGGAGCCACTTTTATCTCGGCTTCAGCCATTGTCGGTTTTGGAGGTATTGCTGCTACTTTTGGGATGGGAATACAATGGTTATGCCTGTTAAACATGTTTATGGGTGTTGTAATAGCATTTATTGTATTTGGTAGAAGAACGCGAAAGATGGGTGCAGAACATAATGCCAAGACTTTTCCTCAATTGCTGGGAATGCATTATAAATCGAGAGCTATTCAAATCTTTATAGCTTCCATCATCTTTATTGGGATGCCTCTTTATGCAGCAGTTGTAATGAAAGGTGGTGCTGTCTTTATTGAACAGATGTTTGATATAGATTTGCATGTTGCTCTTCTTGCATTTACGCTAATAGTGGCTGCTTATGTTATTTCCGGAGGAATCAAGGGCGTTCTTTATACAGATGCTTTGCAAGCTGTTATTATGTTTGTATGCATGTTATTCTTGTTGTTCTGGTTTTATAAGATCATGGATCTAGGATTTATTGAAGCCAATCAACAATTATCTGATCTTGCACCACTTGTTCCGGAAAAATACCAGGCTCTTGGTCACCAGGGATGGACACGCATGCCGGTTACCGGATCACCTCAATGGTATACATTGGTAACTTCTCTTATTTTAGGAGTAGGTATAGGTTGTCTGGCTCAGCCACAACTTGTAGTCCGATTTATGATGGTAGAGAGCAGTAAGCAAATTAACCGGGGTGTATTGATTGGATGTGTGTTTCTAATTGTAACTGTTGGAGCCATCTATCACATTGGCGCTCTTTCCAACCTTTTCTTCTATAAGACACAAGGCGTTGTTGCTTCCGATGCAGTTAAAGATATTGATAAAATCATTCCACTATTCATAAATAAGGCTATGCCGGAATGGTTTGGGGCACTTTTCATGCTTTGCATCTTATCTGCCAGCATGTCAACATTGAGTGCTCAGTTTCATACAATGGGAGCTGCTTTTGGTGCTGATGTATTCACAAAACTAGGAAGACGCAAAAATGAAAACTCGACTATGGGAGTTCGAATCGGGGTGTTAATTTCTATCTTGTTGAGTTATATCATCTGTTACACATTAAGCGCAAGTATCATTGCAAGAGGTACCGCTCTTTTTATGGGTATATGTGCTGTTACCTTTCTTCCTGCCTATTTTTGTTCGCTATACTGGAAAAAAGTAACCAAGCAGGGTGCAATGGCTAGTTTGATGACCGGAGCTCTTGCAAGTGTATTCGCCATGCTTTTTCTACATAAAGCCGAGGCTGCACCAGTAGGATTATGCAAAGCTTTGTTTGGGAAAGAAGTTCTTATCGATACGTTTCCCTGGTTTGCAATAGATCCGATTTTGTTTGCGTTGCCACTTTCCGTTTTGGCAATTATAATTGTAAGTTTACTTACCCAGAATAAAGAACAGTAA